The following coding sequences are from one Lipingzhangella halophila window:
- a CDS encoding DUF397 domain-containing protein, whose amino-acid sequence MTDELVFRKSSYSGQEPNCVEVAHLPPQFRKSSYSGASQNCLEVAPVPSSFTKSSYSAQGQDCVEVAPLSPGAALRDSKRPNAGHLAFPAAEWDAFLTAARAGEL is encoded by the coding sequence GTTTTCCGGAAGAGCAGCTACAGCGGACAGGAGCCGAACTGCGTCGAAGTGGCCCACCTCCCCCCACAGTTCCGGAAAAGCAGCTACAGCGGCGCCAGCCAGAACTGCCTGGAGGTGGCCCCCGTCCCCTCATCGTTCACCAAGAGCAGCTACAGCGCTCAAGGGCAGGACTGCGTAGAGGTCGCCCCCCTCTCCCCCGGGGCCGCCCTTCGCGACTCGAAGCGCCCGAACGCCGGGCACCTCGCCTTCCCCGCCGCCGAGTGGGACGCCTTCCTCACCGCCGCCCGCGCCGGGGAGCTGT